One genomic region from Rosa rugosa chromosome 1, drRosRugo1.1, whole genome shotgun sequence encodes:
- the LOC133734709 gene encoding uncharacterized protein LOC133734709: LSPNPSLFIVLPFSHFYAFSASTVAPLLVLHIFSTYRVVVKMADWGPVLIAVVLFVLLTPGLLFQLPGNSRVVEFNSMQTSGVSILVHTIIYFALITVFLIAIGVHIYTGGGG; this comes from the coding sequence CTATCCCCAAACCCTTCTCTTTTTATTGTGCTTCCTTTCTCTCATTTCTATGCTTTCAGTGCTAGCACGGTAGCACCACTACTAGTGCTACACATCTTTTCAACTTATAGAGTAGTAGTAAAAATGGCGGATTGGGGGCCGGTGTTGATAGCGGTGGTGCTGTTCGTACTGTTAACTCCAGGATTGCTGTTTCAGCTACCCGGGAACAGCCGAGTGGTGGAGTTTAACAGCATGCAAACGAGtggagtttccattttggtgcaCACCATCATTTACTTTGCACTCATCACCGTCTTTCTCATAGCTATTGGTGTTCACATCTACACCGGCGGCGGCGGCTAG
- the LOC133726766 gene encoding truncated transcription factor CAULIFLOWER A-like, with the protein MGRGKVQLKRIEDKIRRQVTFSKRRTGLMKKARELSVLCGVEVGLIIFSAKGRLYEFCSGDSLGNVLERYQIHNEEEVAAPKNAKKHNLELTGNGTCAKKSLKMIQSELEAQNIENLDLTELTQLEKQLDAILRQTRSRKTQLMTETITALIDKGKKLGEEKDLMEKEIAALMVEKANQPEQPTAIAAANDNHDDEEMEGEREGEADEHSSCAQTKHPVLNLF; encoded by the exons ATGGGTAGAGGGAAGGTGCAACTGAAGCGAATCGAGGACAAGATCAGGCGCCAAGTGACTTTCTCCAAGAGAAGGACTGGGCTGATGAAGAAGGCTCGCGAGCTCTCCGTGCTGTGCGGCGTCGAGGTTGGGCTCATCATCTTCTCCGCCAAAGGGAGGCTCTACGAGTTCTGTAGCGGCGATAG TTTAGGAAATGTTCTTGAGCGTTACCAGATACATAATGAGGAAGAAGTTGCTGCTCCCAAGAATGCCAAG AAGCATAATTTGGAATTGACTGGTAATGGCACATGCGCTAAGAAATCCCTGAAAATGATTCAAAG TGAACTAGAAGCACAGAACATTGAAAATCTGGATTTGACAGAGCTCACTCAACTTGAGAAGCAACTGGATGCTATATTAAGACAAACAAGATCAAGAAAG ACGCAGCTCATGACGGAAACAATAACAGCTCTCATTGACAAG GGAAAGAAGCTGGGAGAAGAGAAGGATCTCATGGAAAAGGAG ATTGCAGCACTGATGGTGGAGAAGGCGAACCAGCCGGAACAGCCAACTGCGATTGCTGCTGCTAATGATAATCATGATGATGAGGAAATGGAAGGAGAACGAGAAGGAGAAGCAGATGAGCACAGCAGTTGTGCCCAGACCAAACATCCCGTGCTTAATTTGTTTTAG
- the LOC133707425 gene encoding uncharacterized protein LOC133707425 has product MESNRKRRGFMKGKLTPFYRVSKPSSTSTTTTSKQSSMQYMMSSKVQPSQAYPLPSSVGFLVHNHKDYNVIATQAQAQPKQKITFIVPPSPADRKQQQQQLDHNLAGDEMVDMKAATYISSVQERFKLERNN; this is encoded by the coding sequence ATGGAGTCGAATCGCAAGCGCAGAGGGTTCATGAAGGGGAAGTTGACGCCATTCTATCGTGTTTCCAAACCTTCCTCAACCTCAACTACTACAACTAGCAAGCAGTCTAGCATGCAATACATGATGAGCAGCAAGGTTCAGCCGAGCCAGGCCTATCCTTTACCATCTTCGGTAGGGTTTCTGGTCCACAACCACAAGGACTATAATGTCATTGCAACTCAGGCTCAGGCTCAACCTAAACAGAAGATTACCTTCATAGTACCACCTTCTCCTGCGGATCgcaagcagcagcagcagcagctcgaTCATAACCTTGCTGGTGATGAGATGGTTGATATGAAGGCGGCAACCTATATTTCATCAGTTCAAGAACGTTTCAAGCTTGAACGTAACAATTAA
- the LOC133726768 gene encoding uncharacterized protein LOC133726768, with translation MKDYAALLIASALFAFLSPGLVFQMPGKERPFAFMNMKTSVASMFLHTVIYGLLMILFLVVLDIHIYA, from the coding sequence ATGAAAGACTATGCTGCTCTTCTGATAGCTTCGGCGCTGTTTGCATTTTTGTCACCAGGATTGGTGTTTCAAATGCCGGGGAAGGAGCGTCCCTTCGCATTCATGAACATGAAGACGAGCGTCGCCTCCATGTTCTTGCACACTGTAATCTATGGTTTGCTCATGATTCTGTTTCTTGTTGTTCTCGACATTCACATCTATGCTTAG
- the LOC133726769 gene encoding uncharacterized protein LOC133726769: MSDWGPVFIAVVLFILLTPGLLIQIPGKSRFVEFGNFQTSGVSILVHSIIYFTLICIFLLAIGVHIFDLKEMADWGPVLIGVVLFILLQPGLLFSLPGNGKQVEFGSMKTNGKAIAVHTLIFFALYAVLILAVHVHIYTG, encoded by the exons ATGTCGGATTGGGGGCCAGTTTTCATAGCAGTGGTTCTGTTCATACTGTTAACTCCAGGGTTGCTGATTCAGATACCTGGGAAAAGCCGGTTCGTCGAGTTTGGCAATTTTCAGACTAGTGGAGTTTCAATACTGGTTCATTCCATCATCTACTTTACTCTCATCTGTATCTTCTTGTTGGCTATTGGAGTCCACAT TTTTGATTTGAAGGAAATGGCGGACTGGGGCCCAGTACTGATTGGGGTTGTGCTGTTTATTCTGCTCCAACCGGGACTCCTCTTCTCGTTGCCGGGAAACGGCAAGCAGGTCGAGTTTGGGAGCATGAAGACCAACGGCAAAGCCATAGCTGTGCACACACTCATTTTTTTTGCGCTCTATGCCGTTCTCATcttggccgtacacgtccacaTCTACACCGGTTGA
- the LOC133726767 gene encoding uncharacterized protein LOC133726767, with translation MMSADWGPVVVAVVLFILLSPGLLFQLPARTRVMEFGNMMTSGIAILVHAIIYFCILTILIIAIGIHIHIN, from the coding sequence ATGATGAGTGCTGATTGGGGGCCGGTCGTTGTTGCAGTGGTCTTGTTCATTCTCTTGTCTCCGGGGCTGCTATTCCAATTACCAGCAAGGACGAGGGTGATGGAGTTCGGAAACATGATGACAAGTGGGATTGCTATCCTGGTTCATGCCATCATATACTTCTGCATACTTACTATCTTGATCATTGCAATTGGTATTCACATACATATAAACTAA
- the LOC133726763 gene encoding protein NUCLEAR FUSION DEFECTIVE 4-like, with protein MEKLKSFLSNRWLVFVAAMWVQSCAGIGYLFGSISPVIKSSLNYNQRQIARLGVAKDLGDSVGFLAGTLCEVLPLWAALLIGALKNFVGYGWVWLIVTDRAPPLPLWAMCILIFVGTNGETYFNTAALVSCVQNFPKSRGPVVGILKGFAGLGGAILTQIYAIMHSPDHASLIFMVAVGPAMVIIALMFIVRPVGGHKQVRPTDDMSFTFIYSVCLLLAAYLMGVMLVEDLVDLSHSVIIIFTVVLFVLLLVPIVIPISLSFFYPEPRIPEEEALLSATLKQEAGKSEADANEVIFSEVEDEKPKEVDLLPALERQKRIAQLQTKLFQAAAEGAVRVKRRRGPHRGEDFTLTQALIKADFWLIFFSLLLGSGSGLTVIDNLGQMSQSLGYDNTHIFVSMISIWNFLGRVGGGYFSEIIVRDYAYPRPVAMAVAQLIMAVGHLFIAFGWPGAMHIATILIGLGYGAHWAIVPAAASELFGLKKFGALYNFLTLANPAGSLVFSGLIASSIYDREAEKQAHQPHLVHQIPGSIFQGIPGQDAPKCHGAICFFLTSVIMSVFCVIAFLLSMILVRRTKIVYTNLYGKSRSSGLS; from the exons ATGGAGAAGTTGAAGTCGTTTCTGAGCAACAGATGGCTGGTTTTTGTGGCGGCAATGTGGGTGCAATCCTGTGCGGGAATTGGGTACTTGTTTGGGAGCATATCACCGGTGATCAAGAGCTCGTTGAACTATAATCAGAGGCAGATTGCCAGGCTTGGTGTGGCTAAGGACCTCGGAGACAGTGTTGGGTTTTTGGCTGGGACCTTGTGTGAGGTTTTGCCTTTGTGGGCTGCTTTGCTTATTGGCGCTTTGAAGAATTTTGTAGGCTATGGCTGGGTTTGGCTTATTGTCACTGATAGAGCTCCTCCTTTGCCTCTCTGGGCT ATGTGCATTCTCATATTTGTGGGAACAAATGGTGAAACCTACTTCAATACAGCTGCTCTTGTTTCTTGTGTACAAAACTTCCCAAAAAGTCGGGGTCCTGTGGTTGGAATTCTAAAGGGCTTTGCCGGGTTGGGTGGCGCAATTTTGACTCAGATATATGCGATAATGCATTCCCCAGATCATGCATCTCTGATTTTCATGGTTGCAGTTGGTCCAGCAATGGTCATTATCGCTTTAATGTTTATTGTCAGACCAGTTGGAGGTCACAAACAAGTCCGGCCAACTGATGACATGAGCTTCACATTTATCTACAGTGTGTGCCTCCTGTTGGCTGCTTACTTGATGGGGGTCATGCTAGTTGAAGATCTAGTTGATTTGAGCCACTCTGTGATCATTATTTTTACTGTGGTTTTGTTTGTCCTCCTCTTGGTTCCCATTGTGATTCCTATTTCATTGAGTTTCTTCTACCCAGAGCCAAGAATTCCAGAAGAGGAGGCACTCCTGTCTGCTACACTGAAACAAGAAGCAGGCAAATCTGAAGCAGATGCTAATGAGGTAATATTCAGTGAGGTGGAAGATGAGAAGCCTAAAGAAGTTGACTTGCTTCCAGCATTGGAAAGGCAAAAAAGAATCGCCCAATTGCAAACAAAACTATTCCAAGCAGCTGCAGAAGGAGCAGTCAGGGTCAAGAGGAGGAGGGGTCCACATAGAGGGGAAGACTTCACCTTGACACAAGCTTTGATCAAAGCAGACTTCTGGcttatttttttctcacttctCTTGGGTTCTGGATCTGGTTTGACAGTGATTGATAATCTCGGTCAGATGAGCCAGTCTCTAGGTTATGATAATACACATATATTTGTATCAATGATCAGCATTTGGAACTTTCTTGGTCGTGTTGGCGGTGGTTACTTCTCTGAGATTATTGTGAG GGACTACGCTTATCCAAGACCGGTAGCAATGGCTGTGGCACAACTCATAATGGCAGTTGGGCATCTCTTCATTGCTTTTGGATGGCCTGGGGCAATGCACATTGCTACCATCTTGATTGGGCTAGGCTATGGGGCTCATTGGGCAATTGTGCCAGCTGCTGCCTCTGAATTGTTTGGCTTGAAAAAGTTTGGGGCTTTATACAATTTCCTCACACTAGCAAACCCTGCTGGTAGTTTAGTCTTTTCTGGTCTGATTGCTAGCAGTATATATGACCGTGAAGCAGAGAAGCAAGCTCATCAGCCTCATCTCGTGCATCAGATTCCAGGATCAATTTTCCAAGGGATTCCTGGACAGGATGCACCGAAGTGTCATGGTGCGATATGCTTCTTCTTAACTTCGGTAATAATGTCCGTATTCTGTGTTATTGCATTTCTTTTGAGCATGATTCTGGTACGTCGGACTAAGATTGTATATACCAATCTCTATGGAAAGTCCCGTTCATCTGGGCTTTCATAA